The window gttcagcttagtctagtctaagccagtccatcTTAGTTCCTGaaactagtccagtccgagataatccggtgcaacaaacgcaccctaaaagaACTAATTATCCACCATTTTCAGAAGACTCACTTAGTCACGCCTGACCACAACTTGATCTTGATAGTTGAGTTTTGCAAAATGGAAGCCTCAAAGGCTCAGAGTCGGATCGCAACGgcttattcaatcacatatttcTCCTGTGAAATACCATCATACCCTCACCACCCCGCCATACTCCGATCCCGATACGACGTCGTCCGGCAATCAGTGATAGATTTCATAGCTGAACCAGAACTAGCCTTCAAACAGGCCACGTCAGCAAGTCAGTTAGTCGTTAGTTAGTTGCTGGGATCGAGCGGGAAGGAAAGGGAGAGATTATATAAGTGCACCGAAGGTGTTTGAAAGAATGTCGCTGAGAGAAAAGATAGAGGCAGAGGCTTCATTCAAGATCAGCAAGAAACACCCCTTCATCTTCGCGGCACACTCAGGCGGAAAGAACGGTCAGTTTTTCGGAAGCTTTAGAAATTCTGCAAGATATCCTTACAGGCTTACACATTTTTCTTTCATCCTCCAGAAAATGTTTATATTTCTTCATGTCTTTTCAAACCATTGAAGAAATCAGCAAGTTTAGTAGTTTTCTTGcgtttattcattgaattgtttAATGGGTTTTCTAAagattgcaactttcgagttttTTTGGGTAAGAATATGGACTTAGATAGATGTAGAACCAACCCGTTCTATAACTTTCCACTCTAAGTTTGCGAATAATCACGGGGTAAACATGTTGTTCTTGGACCTTGGTATAGGTAGATTTTCCcggttttcctttttcttttccattgaATTGTTTCTTGTTTTGGAGAAATTTAGAAGGTTGTCGTGTTTCGATcaaagttttaaatttttagagTTGGCTTGAATTGGCCCTCAATGTGCTTGACTGGGATAAATTGTTCGTAAGGATTGAGCATGACAAGATGTGGCCTTCTTGAGTctagttttatttttctcatgccttttttttttcttcggttTTCTGGGATCAATCCTAGCTGTGCACATGAGAATAGCTTAAATAGTTTAGGTCTTGATATCTTGTGTGAATATAGGATGAAGAATTTGATGGCGTCTTTTGAAGCGGTGGCTGGCAATGAACCTGGGAATCGCAGTAGCAGAGAGGAGCCAGTGCAAAGCATTGATGCTATGAGGAAGCCTCGGATTTTACTTGCTGCTACTGGAAGTGTAGCTGCCCTAAAGTTTGTCAGCCTCTGCCAGATTTTTTCTCAATGGGCGGAAGTAAAAGCAGTTGCCACAAGAGCATCTTTGTGTTTCATTGATCGAGCATCGCTTCCAAAGGATGTGATTATTTACACTGATGGGGATGAATGGTCCAGTTGGAGGAAAATTGGAGATAGCGTGCTTCACATCGAACTTAAAAAATGGGCTGATATTATGGTTATTGCTCCATTGTCAGCAAACACACTAGGCAAGGTGATATTTCATATTATCTGGAAATATCATTACTTAAAATTGTTTCCTTGTTCTATATTATCTGGTTAATTTCATGTATGAAATCTATACTTTTTACCTTCTAATATCtctatattttaaataaacGTCCCATATTTTTGTAGATTGCTGAGAGATTGTGTGACAATCTACTCACCTGTCTTGTAGATGCATGGGACTGGAAAAAGCCTTTGTTTGTTGCGCCGGCCATGAACACCTTGATGTGGAGCAATCCCTTCACCGAGCTACATGTGATGTCTATTGATAACCTAGGAATTTTACTCATCCCACCTATCCGTGGTGAAATGGCTGAGCCTTCTACAATCAACTCCACTGTAAGACTCTTTTACACTCACAAATTCAACAGGGTTGCTGCATTGGATGCATTACAAGACAATGCTCTGAGGAAGCCACGGATTCTACTCGCTGCTAGCGGGAGTGTAGCTGCCATAAAGTTTGCTCACCTCTGCCGTAGTTTCTCTGTATGGTCAGAAGTAAGAGCAATTGCCACAAGTGCATCTTTTCATTTCATCGATAGAGCATCACTCCCCAAGGATGTAATACTCTACACCGACGAAGAAGAATTGTCCAGATGGAACACAGAATATGATAGTGCGCGTCCCGTTGAGCTTCGCCATTGGGCTGATATAATGGTTATTGCCCCATTGTCAGCAAACACACTAGCCAAGGTAAATGTTTAACAATCTTGAATTCTTTGTTACTGGTTTTTCACATGAACTTTGTTTCTTTGATATAATCTGGTTTCATGTCTaaaatttgtattttaattGATAGTCTCCTGTGTTATTGCAGATTGCCCGGGGATTGTGTGACAATCTACTCTCCTCTGTTGTATATGCATGGGATCACAACAAGCCTTTATATGTTGCACCGGCCATGAACGCCATGATGTGGAACAATCCTTTCACAGAGAAACATTTGAAGATGATTAGGGATGAACTCGGAGTTAAACTCATCCTTCCTCGTACAAAGAATGGTGCAATGGCTGAAATTGATGTGATTGACGGTTTTGTAAAAGACCGTTTACCAGACAAAATTTGATTTGCACCGTACTACCTTAGAATTAGGCAGGTGCATGTACTGTGTTTAGGTATGCGGAACTAGGCGAAACGAATCTGCAGTTGTAATTGGGATTGATTACTTGGTTTCAGGGTGTGATCACTTTCTGCTTAGGCCCTAAATATGTTTCCCCTCCACATATCAGAAGAAAATTTTTCTGATCAGTTTGAATCGTAGTTGTATACTGCAATATATGGTCCTTTAATGAGATGCAAGTCCTGTATGTCGGAATTCATGTGTACGAATACAATTGATCGTAAGAGTACCTATAAAGCAACGACTTTGGGTATGTTTACTTACATGGTACGTGGATGAGAAGGAATAGGTGTGATAGTGTACGAGGAATAAGTAACAACCACACTCTATGttaagagcagttccaccgcGTCTAGGCCCCCTACGGCTATCTACTATTTAATCCACCTCATGAACAGTCACTGCTCTTAATAAACAGTAActgtcttttgcatctccacccctacattGAATAGCCCTGACAattagtaataaaatattaatattttttcctCACCCAATCCATCAAACATCCCAATCACCTTTCCCTTTTCCCCCTAATTTGACCGGTTCTTCCtttgtctctctccctcttctttcCATCTCTCTTTCCCCTTTTCCCCTCATTTGACCTTTTTTCCCATCATTCCACCATCATCATCTCTCCTCTTCTCTGCTTTCATTCCCTCCCTCTTCGGTTTCTCCTTCCCCAATCTTTGTCTTCCTCTTCCCTTCTCTCTACGTCTCTCCGGCGAAGATATCACACATAGCGGCAACTGCTCATAGAGACTAGAATTTCTCCCCAATTTCTACTCGTTCTAAGTCCCAGCCATGAATCCTGAATAGTGAGTTCAATTCGacaattcttcttttttttatttttttatttcttttttgttttatttgatgcCGATCGAATTTGATCATATATGCGGTGGTTTTAAAACGGCAGTTTTATTGGaaaatttagtttaatttaattttctgaaATTGATTCTGTATAGTTGATGTTTTTCGTTTGAATTGAGGGTTTGAGTGTGTAGATCTAGGTCAAATGAGGGGAAGGAAGACGGGGAGATGTCAAGCTCGGCGCATACACCGATGCCGCACATCAGCCATACGTCACACAACCCTCAGGCTCTCGGGTGAGCGATTCCTGTCGGGCTTCTCCCTCGGGCCTGCTCGGGCTCCCTCGCCAGCACACGCTGGACCACCTTCCTCGGCCTATCTGGCCCTGTTTGAGAGCCATTCCATCGTGCTATTGCCcacggtggaactgctctaatgAGATCGTTCATTTTTCAGGTAGGCCATACCCAAAACCTATGAGATTCGCTTATTTTTTCATTATTTGAGCTGTCAGTAAACTCGTGAACAAGAATGATACCCATTCTTTCTCATTATATtctggggtgtgctatccacacacccctttttacttctcacacacctcttgttaatttatgtccgttgatattctttaattcatccgatccgacggccgaaaatcaaaaaggtgtgtgagaagtaaaaaggggtgtgtggatatcacacccctatattCTTTGTGAATGAACATATTATTAGTTGTTACTAATACTCTGTGTGGGTATAGCATTTGTCACATGACCTCCATTCACTCGTACAGACATATATTATAACATTTGGATTAGTAACACAAACTTACAATGTTATTATCATACTAAAGAATAAGAACGCTTAGAAGGGAAAGAACGCAAATAATTACATTAAATCATGCAAATATTTCAGGATTAAAGAAGAAGCGGCCACATTGGCTCATAAACCTACGTCATTGTCGTATCTAGCAACCTACGTCGTTGTCGTATCTAGCAACCTACGTCGTTGTCGTTTCTAGCAACCAAGCCTTTACTATCATGTCTTTCGATTTGGGAAGCTCGCAGTGGTTTGGACCTGATTTGTTGGAAATCTGAATTACACCACTATTCGCTCTGCACTTGGCTAGCTACTCAGTGTTTAGACACTACAAATTGTGTGGTTCCAAGTGTCGTTGCTCGATTGAAACATGCAGAGCGGTGAGAACTTCAACCGCCTTTTTTCGAGTTATAATTAATTAGAtcattaagaaagaaaaaggatcaTCGCCGGATCTTTTTCCTAGAGATCATGTGATCGTGACCGTTTATCATTCCTTgtgtggtcagaaatcatttcaaaatttaaaatttaaaattaaatataaatagtacctaacgaaaactaatCGCACGATGAACGATCACGATCACGATCATGGAATCCCTTCTCCTGGAAAAGAATCCGACGATAATCATTTTCCATTAAAAAATACCAAGCAAATTCAATTAAAGAAAACCATAATAGCAAAAGAAACtgccaaaataaaaagaaaccgtttccaaaaataaaaaaataaaaagaaacaagatGCACGCATAGAATTGAacccaaattaatttttttttaaaataatgcaTGTACCTCAAACTAAATAAAGTTGATAAAATCACTGGATTCACTACCCAACGGCCAACTGTCATAACCCTATAATTAATGATCCCCATAAACCCAATTAAATAAGTCTTACACTATGTTTAGATgaaaaaatttaagattactaaaaaattttaaaatgaccaaaattgaaatgacaagatttgattttcaagaatttataaattttcttgtttggttaatctaaaagaacaatggaattgaatactgaatttgttatttttaaactttaaatcatagaaattggggaATGATACCTATTTATATGGAATTTGAACTGGGGAATTGGAGGTCTCaaattctaagttttttttccacgccaaaattctaaatttctatgtttatgaatccaaataaaggaattggtgcatgttaatttataaattctgacttttaacaaaattgtaaatttattcccctcatccaaacataatgtTAATCATAAACAAAAGGAAAGAATAAAATTCTTCGAGTAGAGCGTGTGAAGgaaaaaacaattttaattaaataaataaaatataaattaaattaaaagaataaTATTAATTACGATGACGCCACCGAATGAAACCTCAGTGTCGCGCTTTCGCTTTTTCTCTCTCCGACTGTGGAagcttctagagagagaaactcaGACCTTCTCTGTAGAGTCCTCCGAGTCCTCagactttcaatttttttgaacGATGACGGGTTTaagaatttctagggttttctgACGAACCGATTTGTCCCAAATCTCGATGGAAATGCCCCGTAGGAGATCCAACTACAAGCTTCTGAGCCAAGTCCCCGACGACCAGACGGCGGCGTTTTACGAGACGGAGAGCAAGAACAAGGGGAAATGCGACAGCGGGCTCGATTGGGTAACCGGAGCCGATTACCGGGCGAATCAGCAAGCGATTCGTGCCGGGAACCCGTACTCGTCGGCCTGGTTGCAGAGGCAGTCGAGTGGGTTCGGGTACGTGCCGGACGATGTGTTCAAGGTTAGTGGTGTAGGGGGTGAATTTCGAATGAAGGGTGTGCATGGAGCTGTTGCGATCACCAGCGGTGGCGGCGGCTCATCTTCTTGGAAGAGCTGGGCTCAGCAGACTGAGGAGAGTTATCAGCTGCAGCTGGCTTTGGCTCTTCGGCTCTCATCGGAGGCCACATGCGCCGATGATCCTAACTTCTTGGATCCACTGCTCGATGAATCAATGTCTAGGACATGGGGCTCCGTTGACGC is drawn from Malus domestica chromosome 14, GDT2T_hap1 and contains these coding sequences:
- the LOC103424226 gene encoding uncharacterized protein: MKNLMASFEAVAGNEPGNRSSREEPVQSIDAMRKPRILLAATGSVAALKFVSLCQIFSQWAEVKAVATRASLCFIDRASLPKDVIIYTDGDEWSSWRKIGDSVLHIELKKWADIMVIAPLSANTLGKIAERLCDNLLTCLVDAWDWKKPLFVAPAMNTLMWSNPFTELHVMSIDNLGILLIPPIRGEMAEPSTINSTVRLFYTHKFNRVAALDALQDNALRKPRILLAASGSVAAIKFAHLCRSFSVWSEVRAIATSASFHFIDRASLPKDVILYTDEEELSRWNTEYDSARPVELRHWADIMVIAPLSANTLAKIARGLCDNLLSSVVYAWDHNKPLYVAPAMNAMMWNNPFTEKHLKMIRDELGVKLILPRTKNGAMAEIDVIDGFVKDRLPDKI